The genomic DNA TATGGCAAAAGTGTAAGATGCAAATCTTCTGACCCAGATGTGTACGTGACAAATGCAGCCTACTGCACAGACACAAGTCCAGCAGgtttactatgcaaacatgaAGGCTGCTGGTTTGTCTTGTAAATTAGGACAAACAAGTTTAACAGGATGCACCGCTGTACTTTTTCTGTGGGTGTTTCATTATGAAGGTGACTTGGGGAATAATGGCTTGATCTAAAAAGGTAATCAGACAACTTTGTCTTAATCTTCAGAGTAATTTGATCAGTGAAATAAAAGCTACCCGAATCTACTACCTCAGTTTGGAAAGCTGTTAATCAGGCAGTGGCTCACTTTTGTCAGTGTGTGCACTGACCTCCACACTGTGGTTCACCAAACTCATCTTCCTGTACTCAGCACATGTGTGGTGTCACATTTTACAAAGGCAGAGCTTCAGACTAGTAGATTTTGTGCTTGAGCACTGAGTTATGTACTAAACATACAAAATAAGGATTCATATTTTAGTATATTCATTATTTAAATATCAAGCATTTGGATGTCACAGCTGGTTGAGGTGTGTTAGTACTGTGCTAGTTCCTGTAGGGAAAAAAAACGGTAAACTTCATTAAATAAAGTACACTATATGGCTATAAAATGCAGTGGAGTAAAAGTATGACGATAAATATCTGAAACAGTGCTGACATAAGTAGTTTTGGTTTCGCCTAAATTAAAGAACTGACACAGAAGCCAAGATCAGGTACAGAAAAACAGATACTTTAATTTGGAACATTTACAAGCTGAAGTGCACGACCGCACAGGTCCAGGTGGTACTGCCTGTGGAAGGTGGAGGAGCTCGGGATGCTGGTCTCGGTGGTGCTCACACGTACCACAGGAAGCCGAAACGCTTGTGCAAAAGCTCTTCGCGGGGCCTGAGGTTGAACAGCTCCTCTGACAGAGGGGTGACCCAGCGGTCTGTGTGAAAGACGCTCTCGCCAACCTGCACGGGTTAAAAAGATGCACAGTCAGCATCAACACAGGAACGCTGAAGTTCAGCGACAGACCTGAACTAAAATATAGATTCATTTTGTTACCCTGTTTACTGAGTCTTATGTATTTTCACTTTGCATTTTTACCCAAACATACTTGGATTTTTGCagtttcctttatttatttattttttcctttcagctGCAGTAATACGGGGTTGTTTAAATTGTGTCTCAGGTTAACCTTTGCATCTCAGCAGGCTCACAGCAAGTAAGGTAGGTGGGAAATCTAGATAAGTGTTATGCTTACAAAAGGCTGAAAATAATACTGTCGGTCAGTGCGTTTAAGAGGAAAAGTCAATCATCTTTTCTGTGTTGGACTGTATGCACCTATCTCAGCTAATATTTGTACGAAATGCAAAAGTTTATAGTAGTTTGTTATAAATGAGACCATTTGaaggtttaaaaatgtaacatgtaCAAAGGGTCCTGATAGCAGTAAGAGTAAATTACATTTATTCACTTCTTCACAAATGAAAAGCCCTCTAAATTTGTGTTCAGTCTCACCCCCAAATTTGGTGTaacaaattatatatttatgaaATTTTAAAGTATGATTCTTCTTTGGTCTCTGaactgttttaaaaatgaaaacatcaagtatattaaaaactaatgaaaaggCCATGAAAAATCCTTCTCTATAATTATATCATAAAGATGCTGtatatgaaaaaaagaataataaatgactaaaaaataatgaataagCAGGAGCaactgattttcttttaacttcTTACCTTCCAACCTGGAACATCCTTCATGATGACTGCCTCCTCTTCCAAGTTTTCCCTCAGCATCCGTAAGGTCCTAGCACAGAGACAACATTCAGCTCTGCATTAAACAGCTGACCTATGTTTGCAAGCTTAggcagtataaaagatggacatagttCATGTGTCTGAAAAGGTCAATGGCCTTCaatctgcattctttctaatggacAGCAGAGGGCGACTCCTGTGCTTGAAAAAAACCAAAGCATTCCCAAATTCCTCTGAGACcccagtaaacactttcctgatgtgTTTAGGGACTCAGTttgtagtttgtgtttgtacTGAACAAACCATTGAGGCCATTTTGTAAATGAAAGTCAACCTGGGAGTCAGAAAGGAGAAACACCTCAGTTTGAGGCTTCATAACAGAAAATTACAGACCAACATTTAGGTGATCTAAAAGTTGGTTGGCTGGCTATGTCTAACtattatatacagtctattgTTGTAAACaccactgaaagaaaaaaaaaaaatcgtagTAAGCATGCACAAAAGTGCTCAGTCACCTTCGGTCATGCTCTGCCTGCAGCAGAGGCATCAGAGCTATCCTGGCTTCCAGCTCCTCAATCTGCAGTCGCctgcaacacacaaacacgcacacacagtttgAGACTGAGCAGTGCACACAGGTGTGACAGTAAGCAAAACCACATCACAATTCCTTGACATTTCTTACCTCCTCTCTCTGTTCCACTTGAATAGCCTCCAGTACCCAAAGACCATGATGCCGATGCCAATGCCGAACATACTATATCCTGCAGGTTAAAGAATGAATGAAGCAACAGAACATTATTGAGTATTAATGCACATTTTTAACATCTTTAAGTAGCTTAAGTAAGTTTACATATGTATTAAAGCATTTACTATAGTAATAGCTGCACAGGCTTATGCTGTTCTAAGGTATTATACAGAAGAACTCATTGAAATATCCATCAGAGAATTTGTTTTTAACAACATCACACCCTGTTGGAGCAGCTGACATTCACATATGGTGTCACCTGCGTTCGGCCACAACTTTAGAAATAAATTCCCATCATTACATGTCGAAGATGTGGAAAACCTGAGTACTCTTCATTTTAAAGCAGTTTCACTGTGATATAAAGTCATCAGACTGCTACTGCTGACTGATGCCTCTTTGAGACTCATTTCAGGCCTTTCTCGTTACTGTCAAGTAAGTGGTGCTAAAATTCAGTGTCCTGTACTGCCCTACAACGCCTTATAAAATTACCATAAAATCGATATTACCACATACTTTTTGGTATAGGGAggaaaaatgtgtgaaaatttCACATACCAACTCAATGAGTTtccattaaaacatttttcctgttttttcagaTTAACCCATTATTCACATGACCTAACTAATCCAGGTGCTGGAGTAACAAACAGGAAATAATCTTAATTTAACACTTAACATTAATATGTATAGCATTCTTACTGCAACCACTATCTAGTCATGGAGTTTAACACAGTGTTTATAtgcattttatactttttacactttatatttttacttacCAGCCAAAAGCCAAGCAAGTAAGGTTTTACAACTCAAAGGCAGGTGGGACAGTTTAGATAAAAGCACCTAAACGTCACTGTTTCTGTAGCTGCTGCTCTCTGAAACTCTTTGCAGTGCTTTTCAGTTGCAGTGTATTCTGATGTATAGTCTTGTTGGCATAAAGTCTCTTTTTGGGTTCACattaaaataacttttattcGTAGTCAGCTTAATTTGAAATCATCTATATAACGTTACTGTCACTAACTTGCACTCAGTACGCAACCTGATTACTGTGACAGTTTCTGAGGCAGCAGAGAGTTTTGTACCAATTATTGTGTCCCAACATAAAgagctgtgcaaaagtcttgaggcaCGCCTGAtctctttatattttcttccaaggagccagCCTTTCTTGTAATTTGCAAAGTAGTCTGACCAATCAAtctccaggttttctgaaggtctatcaaagtttttctttggacatggctgctttttcactcatttttagtccttgtacctgaccattgtCAAGGGAATGTTTCTggtgtttgttaagccacttaacactggcctttgaataaatcaaaacacaaaaaaatgcacTTAACTCAGACACAGCAACAGTGCTGTGTctgcacataacagacaacttaccaaagaacacattttaaactgtatctttatgcattttgttactagcagcctgtgaCAAAAAACAATTGTTCATTTCTATTCTTTTACTTGAATGTACAAGAAACTCCCAAAGATAACACTGTTTgataaacatcaaatatttttGCACCGACAAGTTAATTCTCAAAGAACTGAAAGCTTGGCATATTGTAGAATGTTGTGCAGTGTgccctaaaaaacaaacaaacaaaaaaatccaggAAACTTGATAAGTGGAGGACAACAGAGATGCCAggtctaaaaaaaatatttacagctCATGAACCACATCTGAAAGTCACGCCTGTAAGAAAtgaaagacctgacacaggatctGAGAGATCAATCTGACCCTTCAACtaatccatctactgttcactgaagcctaaTCGGAAATTGAGTCAGCAGACATTTTTAATACAGGTTAACAGAGGCACAAACGTTAGGTCTCAATGgttggctgtcaagaagccattcctAATAAAAGGAAACAGGGAGGAAAGGCTCAGGTATGTCAGATTACCCAAGAACTGGGCTGATCATCAGTGGTAACATCTCTTGTGGAGTGATAAATCCAGATTTGAAATTTTAGCTTCAAATCAAGAGAGGAAACCATGAAAGAGGTACATtagagtgtctacagccatatGTAAAACACGATATAGGCTCTGTCATGTTTtggagctgcatttcagccagtggtgtaaAGACCTTGTGAACACAGTAAAGAAGTGTGGTTGGATTCTGATCCATCGTGCAACACGATCTGGTATTTTAGTATGTGCTGTAAAAGCATGcctgtataaaaaaaaacaacaacacagtagtggaacactatcagccatggactggcctcccctaagctcagacctcaacattactgaagcagtgtgggatcatgttgactgagaacagaacaaaaggggacagaaacatccaaagaagagctttgaatgcccTTCAAGAAGTCTGGAGAAATATTCCTGAATACCACTTCAGACTACGCTGTCCTAAGAGATCATCTTAATCAATTAACTTAAACTTAATCAAGTAGTTGATTTAAATTAGTTGATTTTACGACTTTAACACTGTTAACCAAGCAGCAAACGATAGAACAGCTGGAATAGTTTCATCAAATAAAACATAACCCTCCGTTTAACAGCAGGCATTATCACGTTAACTGAACCTGCAAATTAAACGACTCCCTGTGTTAGCTAGTTAGCATGTCGTTCTAAACCTGTCAATAACAATGCACATTAAAATGTTGCTCTGCTGCAAAAACACTTGTACAGCTGTTGTCGTGCTGTTAATGAAGATGTTCCTTTTAATGACAAGGATAAATGTAAGACCCCGCATACACATTTTATCCTAGCTTGGATCTTTGTATTTATGCTAACGGGTTAGCGTAACCAGCAAATATCACATAAACTATCCAACATTTAACAACTGCTGAATGAATCTAAATGTCTGGCTACGTGAGCGTGTGGCGTATGTACCCGAAAGTCCTCGTTTCGGTAGATTTCTCTTATAATCAAAGGGAGCATAGCCTCCCGGAGGAGGCATGTCCTGCTTCACCTTGGACCCCGCCATCTTCCTCCAACCTCCTCCAAAACACGCCAGTGACGTCCCTGAAGACACTCTTCTTCTCTGGTAGAGAAAAACTAGCAGCGCTCCAGCGCCCCCACATGTTCGGACATATTATATTATAGTTGCAAAAAATgcccaaaaaaaaaatgcttgttgAAATATCAACAAGCATCACTGTTGCTTGTTGATATTTCCATTTCATCATGTGATTTCTTGCTGGCTTTGATTTTAGATTCACCTGTTTAATTTCGGACTGAAACACCAGAGGGGCCATTAGCTACACCTCACTCGTATCAAGTATcaagaactgccttaattcttcatggcacagattcaacaaggtgctggaaacattcctcagagattttgatccatattgacatgacagtaTAAAATGGGATGTGGTGtgtttcaccacatcccaaagttgctctgttggattgaga from Pelmatolapia mariae isolate MD_Pm_ZW linkage group LG18, Pm_UMD_F_2, whole genome shotgun sequence includes the following:
- the ndufa13 gene encoding NADH dehydrogenase [ubiquinone] 1 alpha subcomplex subunit 13; the encoded protein is MAGSKVKQDMPPPGGYAPFDYKRNLPKRGLSGYSMFGIGIGIMVFGYWRLFKWNRERRRLQIEELEARIALMPLLQAEHDRRTLRMLRENLEEEAVIMKDVPGWKVGESVFHTDRWVTPLSEELFNLRPREELLHKRFGFLWYV